The sequence below is a genomic window from Labilithrix sp..
CGGCAACCCGGTGCTGTTCCCTTCGCCGGGCAAGCTCGAGGGCGATCGCTGGGGGGACCTGTCGATGGGACAGCACGGGTTCGCGCGGAACGCGGCGTGGAAGGCGGAGGACGCGCGCGAGAGCGCGGTCACGCTCGTCGCGACGTCGAACGACGCGACGATGGCGACGTACCCGCACGCGTTCACGCTCCGCTTTCGCTATGCGCTCACGGGCACCACCCTCCGCATCGAGCAGTCGATCGAGACCGCCGGTCCTTACGGCGTGGGCTTCCATCCGTACTTCTTCGTGCCGCAAGCGGACAAGGCGCGCGCCCGCATCGCGACGCCGGCCACGCGCGCGTGGGACAACGTGAAGAAGGAGGAGATCGCGCTCGGCGGTCCGATCGATCTGACGGCGAAGGAGGTCGACCTCCACCTCGTCGATCACGGCTCGTCTACGGCGGTGCTCGAGCTGCCCGCCGGCCGCGTCGAGGTGCGCGGCTCGCCGGAGTACACGCGCTGGGTCGTGTGGACGGTGGCGGGCAAGGACTACGTCTGCCTCGAGCCGTGGACCTGCCCCGCCGACGCGCTGAACAC
It includes:
- a CDS encoding galactose mutarotase yields the protein MLPTATPLEDTLLTSDGATVYLAPARGGMATRFFAGERAVFYLDDDTLRDRSKNVRGGNPVLFPSPGKLEGDRWGDLSMGQHGFARNAAWKAEDARESAVTLVATSNDATMATYPHAFTLRFRYALTGTTLRIEQSIETAGPYGVGFHPYFFVPQADKARARIATPATRAWDNVKKEEIALGGPIDLTAKEVDLHLVDHGSSTAVLELPAGRVEVRGSPEYTRWVVWTVAGKDYVCLEPWTCPADALNTGTSLLTGPRTLWTEIAFSAS